One Mycolicibacterium fortuitum subsp. fortuitum genomic window carries:
- a CDS encoding DUF1003 domain-containing protein: MSETSARQRLDTPRATRGFGLHVDVEAVGAFSESIARFLGTGRYLAIQTIVVVVWIALNIGVFTFQWDPYPFILLNLAFSTQAAYAAPLILLAQNRQENRDRVSLEEDRRRAEQTKADTEYLARELASLRLAVGEVVTRDYLRRELEELRDLLTEITAPADTDRAGSSKSDGAERRSKRGG; this comes from the coding sequence ATGAGCGAAACCTCGGCGCGCCAGCGGCTGGACACCCCGCGCGCGACCCGCGGCTTCGGGCTGCATGTCGACGTCGAGGCGGTGGGCGCGTTCAGCGAGTCGATCGCCCGCTTCCTCGGTACCGGGCGCTATCTGGCCATTCAGACGATCGTGGTGGTTGTCTGGATCGCCCTCAACATCGGCGTCTTCACGTTCCAGTGGGATCCGTACCCGTTCATCCTGCTCAACCTGGCCTTCTCGACCCAGGCCGCCTATGCCGCCCCACTCATCCTGCTGGCGCAGAACCGGCAGGAGAACCGGGACCGGGTGTCTCTGGAAGAGGACCGGCGCCGAGCCGAACAGACCAAGGCCGACACCGAGTACCTGGCCCGCGAGCTGGCATCGCTGCGGTTGGCCGTGGGCGAGGTCGTCACCCGGGATTACCTACGTCGCGAGCTGGAAGAACTGCGTGACCTACTCACCGAGATCACGGCCCCTGCCGATACCGACCGAGCCGGCTCAAGCAAATCCGACGGGGCTGAACGCCGGTCCAAACGTGGTGGTTGA
- a CDS encoding lytic transglycosylase domain-containing protein gives MRSPALGVAVLAPIVLVAGAGSSASDVDTSNRAVTPLAAVEPQVDRSGPAVVAAARPPTSFRIKPMTTLSAPPPAFVVNTPGALGIPGTSLKAYRNAERMMAAAYPGCGISWNLLAGIGRIESGHANGGATDARGTAVRPIYGPALDGTLPGNEVIVQSVQAGRVSYVRAMGPMQFLPGTWARYASDGDGDGKADVQNVFDSALAAARYLCSGGLNLRDQSQVMTAILRYNNSVAYARNVLGWAAAYATGVVPVDLPEITGSIPPIGDSHLDNPEGLGPGLPADATGLPAGDPLALIPLLNRNETGTQNVPGFAPGQVLGPLPGPAQAMPPETPAAPPPWVPPWEQPRQQPTCVVFCLGEQAPPPAPAPQLGPPPAPGPILQQAPVPGPAPAPAGPPIEAAPAAPALGPALGPAPGPAPGPAPGPA, from the coding sequence ATGCGCTCACCCGCGCTCGGTGTGGCTGTCCTGGCCCCGATCGTGCTGGTCGCCGGCGCCGGGTCGTCGGCCTCGGACGTCGACACATCGAATCGCGCGGTGACACCGCTGGCCGCCGTGGAACCGCAGGTCGATCGCTCGGGCCCCGCCGTGGTGGCCGCGGCCAGGCCGCCCACGAGCTTCCGCATCAAGCCGATGACCACACTGTCGGCTCCCCCGCCCGCGTTCGTCGTCAATACCCCTGGCGCCCTTGGCATTCCCGGGACATCACTGAAGGCCTACCGCAACGCCGAACGGATGATGGCCGCCGCCTACCCCGGCTGCGGTATCAGCTGGAACCTGCTGGCCGGCATCGGCCGGATCGAGTCGGGCCACGCCAACGGCGGTGCCACCGATGCCCGCGGTACCGCGGTGCGGCCCATCTACGGCCCCGCCCTGGACGGCACCCTTCCGGGCAACGAGGTCATCGTCCAGAGCGTGCAGGCCGGACGGGTCTCGTATGTGCGGGCCATGGGGCCGATGCAGTTCCTGCCCGGAACGTGGGCCCGCTATGCCTCCGACGGCGACGGCGATGGCAAGGCCGACGTGCAGAACGTGTTCGATTCGGCGCTGGCCGCCGCCCGGTATCTGTGCAGCGGTGGGCTCAACCTGAGGGACCAGTCGCAGGTGATGACGGCGATCCTGCGCTACAACAACTCTGTGGCCTACGCCCGCAACGTGCTGGGCTGGGCCGCGGCGTACGCCACGGGCGTGGTTCCGGTCGACCTGCCCGAGATCACCGGCTCGATTCCCCCGATCGGCGACTCACATCTGGACAATCCCGAAGGACTCGGCCCGGGGTTGCCCGCAGATGCCACGGGGCTGCCCGCCGGCGATCCGCTGGCCCTGATCCCGCTGCTCAACCGCAACGAGACCGGCACGCAGAACGTCCCGGGCTTCGCACCGGGACAGGTGCTCGGCCCGCTGCCAGGTCCCGCCCAGGCGATGCCGCCGGAGACCCCGGCCGCTCCGCCGCCGTGGGTGCCGCCCTGGGAGCAGCCGCGACAGCAGCCGACATGTGTGGTGTTCTGCCTGGGTGAGCAGGCTCCGCCGCCGGCGCCGGCACCGCAGCTGGGGCCGCCGCCGGCTCCTGGACCGATCCTGCAGCAGGCCCCGGTGCCCGGACCCGCACCGGCCCCGGCCGGCCCGCCGATCGAGGCCGCGCCCGCGGCTCCGGCACTCGGGCCTGCGTTGGGGCCGGCACCCGGTCCCGCCCCGGGACCGGCACCGGGCCCGGCCTGA
- a CDS encoding Mrp/NBP35 family ATP-binding protein, translating to MSESATELQSAVRAALAKVIDPELRKPITELGMVKNISIEADHGVHVEIYLTTAACPKKNEIADLVKAAVTDVPGTGAVKVSLDVMNDEQRAELRKLLRGDSREPVIPFAQPNSLTRVYAVASGKGGVGKSSVTVNLAAAMAARGLTVGLLDADIYGHSVPRMMGVTDRPTQVDSMILPPIAHDVKVISIAMFTQGNTPVVWRGPMLHRALQQFLADVYWGDLDVLLLDLPPGTGDIAISVAQLIPGAEILVVTTPQLAAAEVAERAGAIALQTRQRIAGVVENMSGLQMPDGTVMQLFGEGGGRQVADSLTRSVGAEVPLLGQVPLDPALVSAGDSGVPLVLSAPDSAAGAELRKIAEGLSARKRGLAGMSLGLDTARR from the coding sequence ATGTCCGAATCTGCCACTGAGCTGCAATCCGCAGTTCGCGCTGCGCTCGCCAAGGTGATCGACCCCGAATTGCGGAAACCGATCACCGAACTCGGCATGGTCAAGAACATCTCGATCGAGGCCGATCACGGCGTCCATGTCGAGATCTACCTGACCACCGCGGCCTGCCCGAAGAAGAACGAGATCGCCGACCTGGTCAAGGCCGCCGTCACCGACGTGCCCGGCACCGGCGCGGTCAAGGTGAGCCTGGACGTGATGAACGACGAGCAGCGCGCAGAACTGCGCAAGCTGCTGCGCGGCGATTCGCGCGAGCCCGTGATCCCGTTCGCCCAGCCCAACTCGCTGACCCGCGTCTACGCGGTGGCCTCCGGCAAGGGCGGCGTCGGCAAGTCCAGCGTGACGGTCAACCTGGCCGCCGCCATGGCCGCCCGCGGGCTGACCGTCGGCCTGCTGGACGCCGACATCTACGGCCACTCGGTGCCGCGGATGATGGGTGTGACCGACCGGCCCACCCAGGTCGACTCGATGATCCTGCCGCCGATCGCCCATGACGTGAAGGTCATCTCGATCGCCATGTTCACCCAGGGCAACACCCCCGTGGTGTGGCGCGGACCGATGCTGCACCGCGCACTGCAGCAGTTCCTCGCCGACGTGTACTGGGGCGATCTGGACGTACTGCTGCTCGACCTGCCGCCAGGAACCGGCGATATCGCGATCTCGGTGGCCCAGCTGATCCCGGGTGCCGAAATCCTCGTGGTGACCACTCCCCAACTGGCCGCGGCCGAGGTCGCCGAGCGTGCCGGTGCGATAGCCCTGCAGACCCGTCAGCGCATCGCCGGCGTAGTCGAGAACATGTCGGGCCTGCAGATGCCCGACGGCACCGTCATGCAGCTCTTCGGTGAAGGGGGTGGCCGCCAGGTGGCCGATTCCCTGACTCGCTCAGTGGGCGCCGAGGTGCCGCTGCTGGGCCAGGTTCCCCTGGATCCCGCGCTGGTCTCGGCCGGCGATTCCGGCGTGCCGCTGGTGTTGTCGGCTCCCGACTCGGCGGCAGGCGCCGAGCTGCGCAAGATCGCCGAGGGATTGTCGGCCCGCAAGCGCGGCCTGGCCGGGATGTCGCTGGGGCTCGATACCGCGCGCCGCTAA
- the tatB gene encoding Sec-independent protein translocase protein TatB: protein MFANIGWGEMLVLVIAGLVILGPERLPGAIRWTSGALRQARDYVSGATSQLRQDLGPEFDDLREPLAELQKLRGMTPRAAITKHLLEGDDSFLTGAFDDPKTQQPSVPGDRPVGDTGAKPADKPAGTTFDPDAT from the coding sequence ATGTTCGCCAACATCGGGTGGGGAGAGATGCTGGTCCTGGTGATCGCCGGTCTGGTGATCCTGGGGCCCGAGCGCCTGCCCGGTGCCATCCGCTGGACGTCCGGCGCCCTGCGGCAGGCGCGTGACTACGTCAGCGGCGCCACCAGCCAGCTGCGTCAGGACCTGGGCCCGGAGTTCGACGATCTGCGTGAACCTCTGGCCGAACTGCAGAAGCTGCGCGGCATGACTCCGCGGGCAGCCATCACCAAGCATCTTCTCGAAGGCGATGACTCATTCCTGACCGGAGCCTTCGACGACCCCAAGACTCAGCAGCCGTCGGTGCCCGGGGACCGGCCGGTCGGCGATACCGGAGCCAAGCCGGCAGACAAGCCTGCCGGCACCACGTTCGACCCCGACGCGACTTAG
- the htrA gene encoding serine protease HtrA, whose amino-acid sequence MTNQDQSDESGRLEPRPVERPPVDQLSQRTFGRPAGVDGSFLDAEKYQDQGEYAPKDQPPDPVLAEAFGRPSGSGDSLQRHPTDAGALEAEKIADEDDFDDPWRNPGAIPALGTPARAPAAPVIVPAPIGKLGAREVLFGGRVSWIALVILLLVTLLVGAIGGWVGQKTAGTVQAFTTSKVTLETGDLPSPDAGRFATVAAAVEDSVVTIEAKSKTEGSQGSGVVVDGKGYVVTNNHVISDAASKPADYQITVVFNDGKEVPANLVGRDPKTDLAVLKVDNVDNLVVARMGDSEKVRVGEEVIAAGAPLGLRSTVTHGIISALHRPVPLSGEGSDTDTVIDGLQTDASINHGNSGGPLINMSSEVIGINTAGKSLSDSASGLGFAIPVNEVKQVVENLIKDGKVAHPTLLLTAVTVSNSVASGAQVRNVNAGGPADKAGILENDVVVKVGDRKVADADEMVVAVRQLKIGQEAPIEVLRDGRPMTFMVTPVGDDQKAQ is encoded by the coding sequence GTGACCAATCAGGACCAGTCCGACGAGAGCGGCCGTCTGGAGCCGCGCCCTGTCGAGCGGCCACCCGTCGACCAGTTGTCGCAGCGCACTTTCGGCCGGCCCGCCGGCGTCGACGGCTCGTTCCTCGATGCGGAGAAGTATCAGGACCAGGGCGAGTACGCGCCGAAGGACCAGCCACCCGACCCCGTGCTGGCCGAGGCCTTCGGCCGCCCCTCGGGCAGCGGCGACTCCCTGCAGCGTCACCCCACAGACGCCGGCGCACTCGAGGCCGAGAAGATCGCAGACGAAGACGACTTCGACGATCCCTGGCGCAACCCGGGTGCCATACCGGCGCTGGGCACCCCTGCTCGGGCACCGGCCGCGCCGGTGATCGTGCCGGCACCGATCGGCAAGCTCGGTGCCCGCGAGGTGCTCTTCGGCGGTCGGGTGTCGTGGATCGCGCTGGTCATCTTGCTCCTGGTCACGCTGCTCGTCGGGGCGATCGGCGGTTGGGTCGGCCAGAAGACGGCGGGCACCGTGCAGGCATTCACCACTTCGAAGGTGACGCTGGAGACCGGTGATCTTCCGTCGCCGGACGCCGGCCGGTTCGCCACCGTCGCTGCCGCAGTCGAGGACTCGGTGGTGACCATCGAGGCCAAGAGCAAGACCGAGGGCTCACAGGGCTCCGGTGTCGTGGTCGACGGCAAGGGCTATGTCGTCACCAACAACCACGTGATCTCCGATGCCGCCAGCAAGCCCGCGGACTACCAGATCACCGTCGTGTTCAACGACGGCAAGGAGGTGCCCGCCAACCTGGTCGGGCGCGACCCCAAGACAGACCTGGCGGTGCTCAAGGTCGACAACGTCGACAACCTGGTCGTGGCCCGGATGGGTGATTCAGAGAAGGTGCGCGTCGGCGAGGAAGTGATCGCCGCAGGCGCACCGCTGGGCCTGCGCAGCACGGTGACGCACGGCATCATCAGCGCCCTGCACCGGCCGGTGCCGCTCTCGGGTGAAGGTTCTGACACCGACACCGTGATCGACGGTCTGCAGACCGATGCCTCGATCAACCACGGCAACTCCGGCGGCCCGCTGATCAACATGTCTTCCGAGGTGATTGGGATCAACACCGCCGGAAAGTCCTTGTCGGACAGCGCCAGTGGTCTGGGCTTCGCGATCCCGGTCAACGAGGTCAAGCAGGTCGTCGAGAACCTGATCAAGGACGGCAAGGTCGCGCATCCGACGCTTCTGCTGACTGCGGTCACGGTGAGCAACAGCGTGGCCTCGGGCGCGCAGGTCCGCAACGTCAACGCCGGAGGCCCTGCCGACAAGGCCGGCATCTTGGAGAACGACGTCGTGGTGAAGGTCGGGGACCGCAAGGTCGCCGACGCCGATGAGATGGTGGTCGCGGTGCGTCAGCTCAAGATCGGGCAGGAGGCCCCGATCGAGGTGCTTCGCGACGGTCGGCCCATGACATTCATGGTCACGCCGGTCGGCGACGATCAAAAAGCGCAGTAA
- the rseA gene encoding anti-sigma E factor RseA has translation MVDPGHVFRRAFSWLPAQFASQSNAPVGAPRQFGSTEHLSTEAIAAFVDGELRMSAHLRAAHHLSLCPDCAAEVDAQGQARAALRDSCPIAIPNSLLGLLSQIPHHSPQPPADVDEQPQFADDPTRSRRKRR, from the coding sequence ATGGTCGACCCGGGACACGTGTTCCGTCGGGCATTCTCCTGGTTGCCTGCGCAGTTCGCGTCGCAGAGCAATGCCCCGGTAGGTGCGCCTCGGCAGTTCGGTTCCACCGAGCATCTGTCGACCGAGGCCATCGCCGCTTTCGTCGACGGTGAACTGCGAATGAGTGCCCACCTACGGGCCGCACATCATCTGTCCCTGTGCCCGGACTGCGCGGCCGAGGTCGATGCCCAGGGCCAGGCCCGGGCCGCACTCCGGGATTCCTGTCCGATAGCCATTCCGAACTCGCTGCTGGGGCTGTTGTCGCAGATCCCGCACCACAGCCCGCAGCCCCCGGCTGACGTCGACGAACAGCCTCAGTTCGCCGACGACCCGACGCGGAGCCGGCGTAAGCGCCGGTAG